The following proteins are encoded in a genomic region of Amycolatopsis sulphurea:
- a CDS encoding sensor histidine kinase, with product MNSPQPPLEQPRPNPARTVVYMVTGFVLRLAQFILIVVGAVVGGATVVVWIGFPILIAVTGFVRWSGDLERRWVRRMLGTPLPPAQRLPLEGQSLSRRWLSRLTDPTTWRDLGYLMVAFPLAILEFPIALASVVLLPMAIWVTPWVGWLHGNLALTMLGPNRAKKLEEKAEHLQASRARGVDAAEAERRRIERDLHDGAQQRLVAVAMSLGRAKSKFDQDPATVRSLIDEAHADAKLAVSELRDLARGIYPAVLGDRGLDAALSAQAARSPIPVDVHVDIEPRPPAAVETTAYFIVCETLTNIAKHSGASEATVKLWRSDTHVIAEITDNGHGGAEVRPGGGLAGLADRAATIDGVITVVSPAGGPTVIRADLPCQW from the coding sequence ATGAACTCCCCGCAACCGCCACTGGAGCAGCCCCGGCCGAATCCCGCGCGCACCGTTGTCTACATGGTGACCGGGTTCGTGCTCCGGCTCGCCCAGTTCATCCTGATCGTGGTCGGCGCGGTGGTCGGCGGGGCCACCGTGGTGGTGTGGATCGGCTTCCCGATCCTGATCGCGGTCACCGGGTTCGTCCGGTGGTCCGGCGATCTGGAACGGCGCTGGGTGCGGCGGATGCTCGGCACGCCGCTGCCGCCGGCGCAGCGGCTGCCGCTGGAGGGCCAGTCGCTGAGCCGCCGCTGGCTGAGCAGGCTCACCGATCCGACGACCTGGCGGGATCTCGGCTACCTGATGGTCGCGTTCCCGCTGGCCATTCTCGAGTTCCCGATCGCGCTCGCGTCCGTCGTCCTGCTGCCCATGGCGATCTGGGTGACACCGTGGGTCGGCTGGCTGCACGGCAATCTGGCGCTGACCATGCTCGGGCCGAACCGGGCGAAGAAGCTGGAGGAGAAGGCCGAGCACCTGCAGGCCTCCCGGGCCCGCGGGGTGGACGCCGCCGAGGCCGAACGCCGCCGGATCGAACGCGACCTGCACGACGGCGCGCAGCAGCGGCTGGTAGCCGTCGCGATGAGCCTCGGCCGGGCGAAGTCGAAGTTCGACCAGGACCCGGCCACGGTGCGAAGCCTGATCGACGAGGCGCATGCGGACGCCAAACTGGCCGTGTCGGAGCTACGCGACCTCGCGCGCGGGATCTATCCGGCCGTGCTGGGTGATCGCGGGCTGGACGCGGCGCTGTCCGCGCAGGCAGCGAGGTCGCCCATCCCGGTGGACGTGCACGTCGACATCGAACCGAGGCCGCCGGCCGCGGTGGAGACCACGGCGTACTTCATCGTCTGCGAGACGCTCACCAACATCGCCAAGCACTCCGGCGCGTCCGAGGCGACGGTGAAGCTGTGGCGCAGCGACACACACGTGATCGCGGAGATCACCGACAACGGCCACGGCGGCGCGGAGGTCCGCCCCGGTGGCGGCCTGGCCGGGCTGGCCGACCGGGCGGCGACGATCGACGGCGTGATCACCGTGGTGAGCCCGGCGGGCGGGCCGACCGTGATCCGGGCGGACCTACCCTGTCAGTGGTGA
- a CDS encoding ESX secretion-associated protein EspG has protein sequence MSAFSQVGLVGSHPMFAVGTWHAPESLAGELEDASHGELSRLGLLDRGRVSDQFEDAVYALAQPETEYVACVDNRGEHYTVLVGVRGRVVVTAVRNGDRVRVQVEDGRQAPAAVLVANLPACPPAQLPRISLPQEEFRGDDSDFPADRSRLARSVDLLLGEPAFGRGEINVSVRGPGGGRRVADGVLTYRDLTAGRVAFEVTGPEQNRYVTVTSGEDQVLARKVAALRAALDG, from the coding sequence ATGAGTGCATTCAGCCAAGTCGGGCTGGTTGGTTCACATCCGATGTTCGCGGTCGGCACGTGGCATGCACCGGAGTCGTTGGCGGGAGAGCTGGAAGACGCGTCGCACGGCGAGCTGTCCCGGCTCGGGCTGCTCGACCGTGGTCGTGTCTCCGACCAGTTCGAGGATGCGGTCTACGCGTTGGCGCAGCCTGAGACCGAGTACGTGGCCTGTGTGGACAACCGAGGCGAGCACTACACCGTCCTCGTCGGGGTGCGCGGGCGGGTTGTTGTCACGGCAGTGCGTAACGGAGATCGGGTACGTGTGCAGGTCGAGGACGGCAGGCAGGCTCCGGCGGCCGTCCTCGTGGCGAATCTTCCGGCCTGTCCTCCCGCGCAACTGCCCAGGATTTCGCTGCCGCAGGAAGAATTCCGCGGTGACGACAGCGACTTCCCGGCCGATCGCAGCCGCCTCGCCCGAAGCGTCGACCTGTTGCTCGGAGAGCCTGCTTTCGGGCGGGGCGAGATCAACGTGTCGGTCCGTGGCCCCGGAGGGGGCAGACGGGTCGCCGACGGGGTCCTGACCTACCGGGACCTCACAGCGGGCCGGGTGGCGTTCGAGGTCACCGGACCAGAGCAGAACCGGTATGTCACTGTCACGTCCGGCGAGGATCAAGTGCTCGCCCGAAAAGTGGCCGCGCTCCGAGCGGCACTCGACGGGTGA